From the Ruminiclostridium josui JCM 17888 genome, one window contains:
- the truB gene encoding tRNA pseudouridine(55) synthase TruB: MNGILNVLKPAGMTSFDVIGCMRKITGQKKIGHAGTLDPSAVGVLPLCIGNATKALEFMIDKDKVYRAELTLGISTDTQDSSGIVLDSFPVEVNDDEIKKTIMSFVGAIQQLPPMYSAIKIGGKKLYELARQGQTIEREARTIEIYNIDLIRIWDDCVTFETEGVAKEFTVKKVLFDVHCSKGTYIRTLCNDIGEKLGCGGHMSFLVRKRAGQYDLDNALTIEEVVHLSETKSLEGYLLPVEKIFEEYDSINLNKEELFKYNNGVWLEVGRNKYKKTFYRVYDNNNFLGLGEVFEKGNTFYLKSKKFFK; the protein is encoded by the coding sequence ATGAATGGTATTTTAAATGTTTTAAAGCCTGCAGGAATGACATCCTTTGATGTAATTGGATGTATGAGAAAAATAACCGGTCAAAAAAAGATTGGACATGCAGGTACTCTTGATCCTTCAGCTGTTGGAGTTTTACCGTTATGTATTGGTAATGCTACCAAAGCTTTAGAATTTATGATAGACAAGGATAAGGTTTACCGTGCAGAGTTGACATTGGGAATTTCAACTGATACCCAGGACTCTTCCGGCATAGTATTGGATTCATTTCCCGTGGAAGTTAATGATGATGAAATAAAAAAAACAATCATGAGTTTTGTCGGTGCTATTCAGCAGCTTCCTCCAATGTATTCAGCTATAAAGATTGGAGGTAAGAAGCTTTATGAATTAGCCAGACAAGGTCAGACTATAGAACGGGAAGCAAGGACCATTGAAATATATAATATAGACCTTATCAGAATTTGGGATGATTGTGTAACATTTGAAACTGAAGGAGTAGCAAAAGAGTTTACAGTAAAAAAAGTCCTTTTTGATGTTCACTGCTCAAAGGGAACATATATAAGAACATTATGCAATGATATTGGAGAAAAGCTTGGTTGCGGCGGTCATATGTCATTTCTCGTTAGAAAGAGAGCAGGACAGTATGACCTTGACAACGCTTTGACAATTGAAGAAGTAGTACATTTGTCGGAAACCAAATCTCTTGAAGGTTACTTATTGCCTGTTGAAAAGATATTTGAAGAGTATGATAGTATAAATTTGAATAAGGAAGAACTTTTCAAGTATAATAACGGAGTCTGGTTGGAAGTAGGAAGAAATAAATATAAAAAAACTTTTTACAGAGTATATGATAATAATAATTTTCTCGGGCTGGGAGAAGTTTTTGAAAAGGGAAATACTTTTTATTTAAAATCAAAGAAGTTCTTTAAATGA
- a CDS encoding Yip1 family protein, which yields MMEENTQVSVNGVVNLPQKSEMNFFKRVAGVFLWPGKVMENLAERPRIAFPFIFLPVVQLVAVLAMIPMYKEFVRTGTEELVFQQNLEMTAEQLNNAVNLATITGPVAGAIGVVITWVLGALILWGIIKIFKGQGSFKQVLSITGYAGVITILSTVVHIIKTNITGVYDLMSYTSIAVLMPKMEGNFIYGMAKFLDVFSIWQYVVIAIGVAAVSKMPKKKAYLIVAAIFVIQVLYAGITEFRISGIL from the coding sequence ATGATGGAAGAAAATACGCAAGTATCTGTTAACGGAGTTGTTAATCTCCCGCAAAAAAGTGAGATGAATTTTTTTAAAAGAGTGGCAGGAGTATTTTTATGGCCGGGTAAAGTAATGGAGAACCTTGCTGAAAGGCCCAGGATAGCTTTTCCTTTTATTTTTTTGCCAGTTGTTCAACTGGTTGCTGTTCTCGCAATGATTCCAATGTATAAAGAGTTTGTAAGGACTGGCACAGAAGAATTGGTTTTTCAACAAAATCTTGAAATGACTGCAGAGCAACTTAACAATGCCGTAAATCTTGCTACGATTACAGGACCAGTTGCAGGGGCTATAGGTGTTGTTATAACCTGGGTTCTTGGTGCCTTGATTTTGTGGGGAATCATTAAAATATTCAAGGGACAGGGAAGTTTTAAACAGGTACTATCTATAACTGGGTATGCCGGCGTGATTACAATACTTTCAACCGTGGTACATATAATTAAAACAAATATTACAGGTGTTTACGACCTTATGAGCTATACCAGTATTGCTGTACTAATGCCTAAGATGGAAGGAAACTTTATATATGGTATGGCAAAATTTTTGGACGTGTTCAGTATATGGCAATATGTAGTAATTGCTATAGGTGTTGCAGCAGTTAGTAAGATGCCAAAAAAGAAAGCGTATTTGATTGTAGCTGCTATATTTGTTATTCAAGTGTTGTATGCAGGGATAACAGAATTTAGAATATCAGGAATACTATAG
- a CDS encoding ABC transporter ATP-binding protein gives MIISIKNLGKVYKNGQIEVEALRNVNVNIDKEEFVAIMGPSGSGKSTLMNIIGCLDKSTTGEYWLDGVNISTLNEIELAKVRNRKIGFVFQSFNLLPRITALQNVELPMIYAGVGAKERRKRAMLALERVGLEKRLHHKPNEMSGGQKQRVAIARSLVNSPAIILADEPTGNLDSTAGEEIMTVFQDLNREGVTIVLVTHEPDIAEHTKRILRFKDGMLRSDEIVQNPLDARTVLSQYKEEA, from the coding sequence TTGATTATATCAATAAAGAATTTAGGTAAAGTTTATAAAAATGGACAGATAGAGGTTGAGGCGTTAAGGAATGTTAATGTAAATATAGACAAAGAAGAATTTGTTGCAATAATGGGGCCGTCAGGCTCAGGAAAATCAACGTTAATGAACATTATTGGCTGTCTTGACAAATCCACTACAGGTGAATATTGGCTGGATGGAGTCAATATTTCTACTCTAAATGAAATTGAACTGGCAAAGGTTAGAAACCGAAAAATAGGTTTTGTTTTTCAGTCATTCAATCTACTTCCAAGAATTACTGCACTGCAAAATGTAGAACTTCCAATGATATATGCGGGGGTAGGTGCTAAGGAAAGACGCAAAAGAGCTATGCTGGCATTGGAGAGGGTTGGACTTGAGAAAAGGCTGCATCATAAACCTAACGAAATGTCCGGAGGACAGAAACAGAGGGTTGCTATAGCCAGATCCCTTGTCAATTCTCCCGCTATTATACTTGCCGACGAACCAACAGGAAACCTTGACAGTACGGCAGGGGAAGAAATAATGACAGTATTTCAGGACTTGAATCGTGAAGGAGTTACTATTGTACTTGTTACTCATGAGCCGGACATTGCGGAGCATACTAAAAGAATATTACGCTTTAAAGACGGTATGCTAAGAAGCGATGAAATAGTCCAGAACCCACTTGACGCAAGAACTGTATTAAGTCAGTACAAGGAAGAAGCTTAG
- a CDS encoding efflux RND transporter periplasmic adaptor subunit has translation MKKKIFIGVSLAVVIVALITVGVVKNAGSVGSGAVFTVQTGEIKKGDVSSFISANGIVSEIEKSEVYIDNPVKVTKLYVKQNDTVKKGQKLADIDLDDLNTQLETQKLQKKSQELLLKKAMASDTTISTVNNQNEIKAAENDVASKQRAYEQALKNRNEKKALYDADAISKAELDSAENTLKDAQDMLSVAKLTLQAKKDAQNETSKANSKSKTIQQIDIESQKIAIQTTELSIKDLENRIKKYKALMFSTMDGIVSQVNVAEGSYTIAGQPVFVVINPNKLEVKLNINEFNAKLLKPGQAVEINGDSIPETEEVTGKVKSVAPIAKSNTTNTGSAETVIPVVVSIDNITPSMKPGITVSCDIKTVDISNVLTVDLDMLGQDKDDNKYVFVISPDKKTMHKKKIELGTTSDMKAELVGGGLKEGDLVVMNPTPAYKDGARVKIKD, from the coding sequence ATGAAAAAGAAGATATTTATTGGGGTGAGCCTGGCTGTTGTTATAGTGGCTCTAATTACTGTGGGTGTTGTGAAAAATGCCGGCTCAGTGGGTTCCGGTGCTGTTTTTACAGTACAGACTGGTGAAATAAAAAAAGGTGATGTCAGTTCATTTATTTCTGCAAATGGTATAGTTTCTGAAATAGAAAAATCTGAGGTATACATTGATAATCCAGTGAAAGTGACCAAACTATATGTTAAGCAAAACGACACTGTTAAAAAGGGACAAAAGCTTGCAGATATAGATTTAGATGATCTGAATACCCAGCTTGAAACTCAAAAACTCCAGAAGAAAAGTCAGGAATTGCTGTTAAAAAAGGCAATGGCATCTGATACAACCATCAGTACTGTAAACAATCAGAATGAAATAAAGGCAGCAGAAAATGATGTTGCTTCAAAACAGAGGGCCTATGAACAGGCACTTAAAAACCGCAACGAAAAAAAGGCTTTATATGATGCAGATGCTATATCAAAAGCTGAACTTGATAGTGCTGAAAATACATTAAAAGATGCCCAGGATATGCTTAGTGTTGCAAAATTAACACTTCAGGCAAAGAAAGATGCCCAAAACGAGACCAGTAAAGCAAACAGTAAATCTAAAACAATTCAGCAAATAGATATTGAGTCACAGAAAATAGCAATACAAACAACAGAATTATCAATTAAGGATCTCGAAAATAGGATTAAGAAATACAAGGCATTGATGTTTAGTACAATGGATGGGATAGTTTCTCAGGTAAATGTTGCAGAGGGTTCTTATACAATAGCAGGCCAGCCTGTGTTCGTGGTTATTAATCCAAATAAGTTAGAAGTTAAGCTTAATATTAATGAATTTAATGCCAAACTTTTGAAGCCTGGACAAGCTGTGGAAATAAACGGAGATTCCATTCCTGAAACAGAAGAAGTTACAGGTAAGGTTAAAAGCGTTGCTCCTATAGCAAAGTCTAATACCACCAACACCGGTTCTGCTGAAACGGTTATTCCTGTAGTTGTCAGCATTGATAATATTACTCCTTCTATGAAGCCTGGTATCACTGTAAGTTGTGATATTAAAACTGTAGATATTTCAAATGTACTTACTGTGGACCTTGATATGCTGGGGCAGGACAAAGATGATAATAAATATGTATTTGTAATAAGCCCTGACAAAAAGACTATGCATAAAAAGAAAATTGAGCTTGGCACAACTTCGGATATGAAAGCAGAATTGGTAGGAGGCGGATTAAAGGAAGGCGATCTAGTTGTTATGAATCCAACTCCTGCTTATAAGGATGGAGCCCGTGTTAAAATTAAAGATTAG
- a CDS encoding bifunctional riboflavin kinase/FAD synthetase: protein MQVIHSNDSNNIFNCYTGVGLGNFDGLHIGHMALINTLIRESKLNGLSSVVYTFTKHTENILRKKLITPLLLTETKKIELLSETTLDYLYLDEFNEAFSRMSPEEFVVNILKNKLNIKLAVAGHDYRFGYKGEGDIPLLKEFGKKYGFKVVVIPPITCDGEIISSTSIRQSIISGNLETAYKLLGRNYSIIAEVVNGRRVGNTIGFPTANIHPEKFLVLPHNGVYITKTLLNGKLYNSMTNVGYNPTFEDVKQITVETHIMDFNQDIYGKKIEVFFLKKIRDEKKFNNVEELVNQITKDMKIARDYLSIVS, encoded by the coding sequence ATGCAGGTTATTCATTCAAATGATTCTAATAATATATTCAACTGTTATACTGGTGTCGGCCTTGGTAATTTTGACGGCTTGCATATAGGACATATGGCACTTATTAACACACTAATAAGAGAATCAAAATTAAACGGGCTGTCATCGGTGGTATATACTTTTACAAAACATACTGAAAATATTCTGAGAAAAAAGCTTATTACGCCTCTTCTTCTTACAGAAACAAAGAAAATAGAACTTTTAAGTGAAACTACTCTTGATTATCTTTATCTTGACGAGTTTAATGAAGCATTTTCAAGAATGTCTCCTGAGGAATTTGTTGTTAATATTCTTAAAAATAAGCTAAATATAAAGCTTGCTGTTGCAGGCCATGACTACAGATTTGGCTATAAGGGTGAGGGAGACATACCTTTATTAAAAGAATTTGGAAAGAAGTATGGATTTAAGGTAGTAGTTATCCCGCCTATTACCTGTGATGGTGAGATAATAAGCAGTACCAGTATTAGACAATCTATTATCAGCGGAAATCTTGAAACAGCTTATAAACTGTTGGGGAGAAATTATTCAATTATTGCTGAGGTTGTTAATGGGAGGCGTGTAGGTAATACAATAGGTTTTCCTACAGCAAACATACATCCTGAAAAGTTTCTTGTACTGCCCCACAATGGTGTATATATTACCAAAACCCTTCTAAACGGGAAACTATACAATAGTATGACTAATGTGGGCTATAACCCTACTTTTGAGGATGTAAAACAGATAACAGTTGAGACTCATATTATGGACTTTAATCAGGATATATATGGTAAAAAAATTGAAGTGTTTTTCTTGAAAAAAATACGTGATGAAAAGAAATTTAACAATGTAGAAGAATTGGTAAATCAAATCACAAAGGATATGAAGATTGCAAGAGATTACTTAAGCATAGTTAGTTAG
- the hypF gene encoding carbamoyltransferase HypF, whose protein sequence is MTGYRIIITGIVQGVGFRPFIFNLAEAFGLKGWVGNYDSNVIIEIDGDSHMVADFIDEIKKSAPVLSVIESIEYKEIEYQGFRNFEIRHSHKDSKGPVFISPDVATCRDCLREMKDKNDRRYKYPFINCTNCGPRFTIIKNIPYDRDKTTMDCFEMCENCRQEYTKPSDRRYHAQPVSCHDCGPSLSVADESGKVIQDIKTSSQCIKYITDMIKKGYIVAIKGIGGYHLACDGLNNKAVERLRYRKHRDDKPFALMVKDLKTVEKYCIISPAEMSILNSPASPIVLLERIDYGILPDAIAHLNRYLGVMLPYTPIHHLLFEEEGFPELLVMTSGNLSSEPIFYRDEEAMEGLEGIADAYLTNNREIYIRTDDSVTRIFRDKEYIIRRARGYVPKPIHINIQELLGLDEDVEIPSILACGGELKNVFCLNKGKNFYLSHHIGDLENESTNIAFRSGIEHFKRLFDILPRCIAYDLHPNYYSTQYALSQPDIDKIAVQHHKAHIASCMAENLLKGNVIGVSFDGTGYGEDGNIWGGEFFTGGYFGFRRVGHLDYVMMPGSDSAVKHPWRMALSYLYASEKDMFDNIMEITDRLPAFKNRNKEEIIFTLKMLEKRINSPLTSSMGRFFDGVSALLGIKTDISYEGQAAIELEYYADVCCTEPYYFDIENSEEGFKVNTSSIIKQIVNDILTENGLEYISSRFHATIADIVLQGCLNIRNRSNLNNVVLSGGVFQNITLLQITVDLLEKQGFKVFAHSQVPSNDGGISLGQSIMAIAEMLKKKEHDFPTLED, encoded by the coding sequence ATGACAGGTTACAGAATTATCATAACAGGTATTGTACAGGGAGTTGGCTTCAGACCTTTCATTTTTAATCTTGCTGAAGCTTTTGGTCTGAAAGGTTGGGTAGGCAACTATGACAGTAACGTAATAATAGAGATTGATGGGGATTCTCATATGGTAGCCGATTTTATAGATGAAATAAAAAAATCGGCACCAGTTTTATCGGTAATTGAATCAATAGAATATAAAGAGATAGAATATCAAGGCTTTAGGAATTTTGAAATAAGGCACAGTCATAAGGATTCCAAGGGGCCTGTTTTCATTTCACCAGATGTTGCAACTTGCCGTGATTGCCTTAGAGAGATGAAAGATAAAAACGACAGAAGATATAAGTATCCATTTATAAACTGCACCAACTGCGGTCCGAGGTTTACCATAATCAAGAATATCCCATATGACAGGGATAAGACTACTATGGACTGTTTTGAAATGTGTGAAAATTGCAGGCAAGAGTATACAAAACCTTCAGACAGACGGTATCATGCGCAGCCTGTTTCCTGTCATGACTGCGGTCCGAGTCTAAGTGTTGCCGATGAATCAGGTAAAGTGATACAAGATATAAAAACCAGCAGTCAATGTATAAAGTATATTACTGATATGATTAAAAAGGGCTATATTGTTGCTATTAAAGGCATAGGAGGATATCACCTGGCATGCGATGGATTGAATAATAAGGCCGTTGAAAGACTCAGATACAGAAAACATAGAGATGACAAGCCATTTGCACTTATGGTAAAAGATTTAAAAACAGTTGAGAAGTACTGTATAATAAGTCCTGCTGAAATGAGTATACTAAATTCACCTGCAAGTCCTATAGTTTTACTTGAAAGAATTGATTACGGTATACTGCCAGATGCCATTGCTCATCTTAACAGGTATCTTGGGGTTATGCTTCCCTATACTCCCATTCATCATCTGCTGTTTGAAGAAGAAGGCTTTCCGGAGCTATTGGTTATGACCAGCGGAAATTTAAGCAGTGAACCTATTTTTTACAGGGATGAGGAAGCGATGGAAGGACTTGAGGGAATTGCAGATGCCTACCTTACAAACAACAGGGAGATTTATATAAGAACTGATGATTCAGTAACCAGAATATTCAGGGACAAAGAGTATATCATCAGAAGGGCGAGAGGTTATGTGCCTAAACCCATCCATATAAATATTCAAGAACTGCTTGGTTTGGATGAAGATGTTGAAATACCGTCAATACTTGCCTGCGGAGGAGAGCTCAAAAATGTTTTCTGTCTGAATAAAGGAAAGAACTTTTATTTGAGTCATCATATTGGGGATTTAGAAAACGAAAGTACAAATATTGCTTTTCGTAGTGGGATTGAACACTTTAAAAGATTGTTTGATATTTTACCTCGGTGTATTGCGTATGATCTTCACCCCAATTACTATTCAACTCAATATGCACTTAGTCAACCAGACATTGATAAAATTGCAGTTCAACATCACAAGGCACACATTGCCTCTTGTATGGCAGAGAACCTGCTGAAAGGTAATGTAATAGGAGTTTCCTTTGATGGAACAGGCTACGGTGAGGATGGTAACATATGGGGCGGAGAATTTTTTACGGGAGGTTATTTTGGTTTTCGCAGAGTCGGACATCTGGACTATGTTATGATGCCGGGAAGTGATTCGGCAGTAAAACATCCATGGCGTATGGCTTTAAGTTATTTATACGCCTCAGAGAAGGACATGTTTGACAATATAATGGAAATTACGGATAGGCTTCCCGCATTTAAAAATAGAAATAAGGAAGAGATTATTTTTACATTAAAAATGCTTGAAAAGAGAATAAACAGTCCTCTGACTTCAAGTATGGGTCGTTTTTTTGATGGGGTTTCGGCTTTACTCGGTATAAAGACAGATATCAGCTATGAAGGACAGGCGGCTATTGAACTGGAGTACTATGCTGATGTTTGCTGTACTGAGCCATATTACTTTGATATTGAAAATTCAGAAGAAGGCTTTAAAGTTAATACAAGCAGCATTATTAAGCAGATTGTTAATGATATTCTGACAGAAAACGGGTTGGAATACATATCTTCCAGATTTCATGCCACAATAGCGGATATTGTACTTCAAGGATGTTTGAATATCAGAAACAGAAGTAATTTGAATAATGTTGTTTTAAGCGGAGGAGTATTTCAAAATATAACTCTTCTTCAAATAACAGTTGATTTACTGGAAAAGCAAGGATTTAAGGTATTTGCCCATTCTCAGGTTCCATCAAATGACGGAGGAATTTCATTGGGACAGTCAATAATGGCAATTGCAGAAATGTTGAAAAAGAAAGAGCATGATTTTCCAACTCTTGAAGATTGA
- the hypD gene encoding hydrogenase formation protein HypD, translating into MRNYIDEFRDSEVISKIVQSLQGYSGPRLKIMEVCGTHTMAISRYGLRSLLPPQIELISGPGCPVCVTSTSYIDSATELADNKNVIITTFGDMMRIPGNNSTLIHKKAQGSNVQMVYSPLNAVELARENPDKEVVFLSVGFETTTPVIALSVSKAKSEGIKNYSVLTANKTMPEAIKTLAGDKELLIDGFLYPGHVSAIIGTDFFNYVAYNMQKPGVVAGFEPLDILYSIKVLIDNITNGKIILENMYSRIVSKEGNVKAQQKMYEVFEPVDSVWRGMGMIPKSGLGLVKNYEMFDTAKKFDIKQKDTPEPKGCLCGEVLKGKKRPLDCKLFKKRCTPENPVGSCMVSSEGTCAAYYKYGG; encoded by the coding sequence ATGAGAAACTATATAGATGAATTCAGGGACAGCGAAGTTATAAGTAAAATTGTGCAAAGTCTTCAAGGTTACTCTGGGCCCAGACTAAAGATAATGGAAGTATGCGGAACTCATACAATGGCTATTTCAAGATATGGACTCCGCTCGCTTTTGCCCCCTCAGATAGAATTGATTTCAGGGCCGGGATGCCCAGTCTGCGTAACGTCTACATCATATATTGACAGTGCTACAGAACTTGCAGATAATAAAAATGTTATTATTACAACTTTCGGGGATATGATGAGAATCCCGGGGAATAACAGTACACTAATTCACAAAAAGGCTCAAGGCAGCAACGTCCAAATGGTATATTCTCCCCTTAATGCAGTAGAATTGGCGAGAGAAAATCCAGATAAGGAGGTTGTTTTTTTATCAGTTGGTTTTGAAACAACAACTCCGGTAATAGCACTATCTGTATCAAAGGCAAAAAGTGAGGGCATTAAGAATTATTCGGTTTTAACTGCAAACAAGACTATGCCCGAAGCAATAAAAACTTTGGCAGGAGACAAAGAATTGTTGATTGATGGATTTTTGTATCCGGGACATGTTTCTGCAATAATAGGTACAGACTTTTTTAATTATGTTGCGTATAATATGCAAAAGCCAGGTGTAGTAGCAGGTTTTGAACCTTTGGACATCCTATATTCCATTAAAGTACTGATAGATAATATTACAAATGGGAAAATAATTTTAGAAAATATGTATTCTAGAATTGTATCAAAGGAAGGAAATGTAAAGGCACAGCAAAAAATGTATGAAGTTTTTGAGCCTGTGGATTCAGTTTGGCGTGGAATGGGAATGATTCCTAAATCAGGTCTTGGCCTTGTAAAAAATTACGAAATGTTCGATACTGCAAAAAAGTTTGATATTAAGCAAAAGGATACACCTGAGCCAAAAGGATGTTTGTGTGGTGAGGTTCTTAAGGGGAAAAAACGTCCTTTAGACTGCAAACTTTTCAAAAAAAGATGTACTCCGGAAAACCCGGTAGGTTCGTGTATGGTTTCTTCTGAAGGAACCTGTGCTGCTTATTATAAATATGGAGGATAA
- a CDS encoding DHH family phosphoesterase — protein sequence MEKEIIKAIEKAESIAIFPHVSADGDAIGSSLALALAIKKAGKKVIVYMEESIPDNYKFLPGIELARFISESDEVMGLNIALDTGDNGRLGTRADRFFKAPVTINIDHHITNTKFAQYNHVDASSASTGELIFLLLNEIGYEIDTDMAKCLYTAIATDTGGFKYGNTTAETHRTAAELLSTGIDVADLSQKIFDNTSFVKLKLTQKAIELLELYENDLLAVTVITQDILRLTGAKDEDCDGLVNIGRSIVGVEVSVLIKEKSNNEIRVNLRSKAYVDVSEIAASFGGGGHKRAAGCTINGSISDVKEQLINTIKDKLKRG from the coding sequence ATGGAAAAAGAAATAATAAAGGCAATTGAAAAGGCAGAAAGCATAGCTATTTTTCCCCATGTTTCTGCCGATGGAGATGCTATAGGTTCATCCCTGGCTTTGGCTTTGGCAATAAAGAAAGCCGGCAAAAAGGTAATTGTGTATATGGAAGAAAGTATACCTGACAATTACAAATTCCTTCCTGGAATTGAGCTTGCGAGATTTATAAGTGAAAGCGATGAAGTTATGGGATTGAATATTGCACTCGATACTGGTGACAACGGAAGGCTTGGTACAAGAGCAGACCGCTTTTTTAAGGCTCCAGTTACCATAAACATTGATCACCATATTACAAATACTAAATTTGCTCAGTATAACCATGTTGATGCTTCTTCGGCTTCAACAGGTGAACTTATATTTTTACTTCTCAATGAAATTGGATATGAAATAGATACCGATATGGCAAAGTGCCTTTATACTGCCATTGCAACAGACACAGGTGGTTTTAAGTACGGCAATACAACTGCCGAAACCCATAGGACAGCAGCAGAGTTGCTATCGACAGGTATTGATGTTGCTGATCTGTCACAGAAAATATTTGATAATACATCTTTTGTAAAGCTTAAGCTTACCCAGAAAGCAATAGAGCTTCTCGAGCTGTATGAAAATGATTTGCTGGCCGTAACAGTTATAACACAAGACATATTACGGCTAACAGGAGCTAAAGATGAGGACTGCGATGGACTTGTAAATATCGGAAGGTCCATAGTAGGAGTTGAGGTTTCGGTTTTAATAAAAGAAAAAAGTAATAATGAAATTCGTGTGAATTTAAGGTCAAAAGCGTATGTAGACGTTTCTGAAATTGCAGCCTCTTTTGGCGGAGGTGGACATAAAAGGGCTGCCGGGTGTACAATAAATGGCAGTATATCAGACGTTAAAGAGCAATTGATAAACACTATTAAGGACAAACTTAAACGGGGATAA
- the hypE gene encoding hydrogenase expression/formation protein HypE, with product MEKNMITIAHGSGGTATSKLIEQIFKKHFSNDILSQGDDSARLNLGDARNLVFTTDSFVVTPIFFNGGNIGKLAVCGTVNDLATSGAKPLYLSCGFIIEEGFGMEELERIVEAMSATASECGVKIVTGDTKVVQKGAADKIFINTSGIGIVPDGLNISGRNAMVGDKIIVSGTIGDHGSSIFLERESIGFNADIKSDCAPLSGMVQDILSVVPDVHVLRDPTRGGVATTLNEIALQSNVSILIREDSLPVKREVQGVCELLGMDPLYMANEGKMLCFVSEDKADKVLEALHKNKYGKDARIIGEVTGAGEPKVLLKALSGGNRIISVLAGDQLPRIC from the coding sequence ATGGAAAAAAACATGATAACCATAGCTCACGGTAGCGGAGGTACTGCTACTTCAAAGCTGATAGAGCAAATATTTAAGAAGCATTTTAGCAATGATATACTGTCACAAGGTGATGACAGTGCTAGATTGAATCTAGGCGATGCAAGGAATCTGGTATTTACTACTGACAGTTTTGTTGTGACTCCCATTTTTTTTAATGGCGGCAACATAGGTAAGCTGGCAGTATGCGGTACTGTTAACGATTTGGCAACAAGCGGAGCCAAGCCTCTTTATTTAAGCTGCGGATTTATTATAGAAGAGGGCTTTGGTATGGAAGAGTTGGAGAGAATAGTTGAAGCTATGAGTGCAACTGCCAGTGAGTGCGGTGTCAAAATAGTAACAGGCGACACTAAGGTAGTTCAAAAGGGAGCGGCTGACAAAATATTTATAAATACTTCAGGCATAGGGATAGTCCCAGATGGATTAAACATTTCTGGTAGAAATGCTATGGTTGGAGACAAAATTATTGTATCTGGCACCATAGGCGACCATGGAAGCAGTATTTTTCTCGAAAGGGAAAGCATAGGTTTTAATGCTGATATAAAGAGTGATTGTGCTCCTTTATCCGGCATGGTTCAAGATATATTATCTGTTGTGCCGGACGTTCATGTTTTAAGAGACCCTACCAGGGGAGGAGTAGCCACAACCCTCAATGAGATAGCTCTTCAAAGTAATGTTTCAATTTTGATAAGAGAAGACAGCTTACCTGTTAAAAGAGAGGTTCAGGGCGTCTGCGAGCTTTTGGGGATGGACCCTTTATATATGGCTAATGAAGGGAAAATGCTTTGCTTTGTGAGTGAAGATAAGGCGGATAAAGTGTTGGAAGCTCTTCATAAGAACAAATACGGAAAAGATGCAAGGATAATAGGAGAAGTGACTGGGGCAGGTGAACCAAAGGTTCTGCTAAAGGCACTTAGTGGTGGTAACAGAATTATCAGTGTTCTTGCAGGGGATCAGCTCCCTCGTATATGCTAA
- a CDS encoding HypC/HybG/HupF family hydrogenase formation chaperone has product MCLGLPAKVVSIDGNSGNVEMMGVTNKVSIELLDDVQVGDYVLVHAGCAIQVLDEEEALRTIDIFNEIKELGIK; this is encoded by the coding sequence ATGTGTTTAGGATTGCCTGCAAAGGTTGTAAGTATTGATGGAAACAGCGGTAATGTTGAAATGATGGGAGTAACAAACAAGGTTTCAATAGAGCTTTTGGATGACGTACAGGTGGGTGACTATGTTCTTGTGCATGCAGGATGTGCCATACAGGTTCTTGATGAGGAAGAGGCACTTAGAACTATTGATATTTTCAACGAAATAAAGGAGCTAGGCATTAAATGA